A single window of Pseudarthrobacter psychrotolerans DNA harbors:
- a CDS encoding 8-amino-7-oxononanoate synthase — MSASMIHWLERQAAVRDRRGLVRRPLVRAADEEFIDLASNDYLGLAADPRVTGAAAAAVLQWGAGATSSRLVAGTTRLHLDLERELAMLTGMDSALVFSSGYLANIGVITALGGPGTLIIADEHCHASMIDGFRLSRSRTESFTHNRVEDAGRLVADRPEPRALIAVESVYSVLGDEAPLAGLLALAEEHDAVLLIDEAHSLGVTGTGTFQGRGSVAGTILAGHPNVIVTATLSKALGSQGGAVLGSALLREHLVNRARSFIFDTGLAPASAAAALAAVRIIRDEPWRAGYVRRNAAALAAGLAPALTARGAAVEQTAGAVQSIAMPSAESALAATQAAHTSGVRIGCFRPPSVPDGISRLRLTARATLTPKEIEDSCAVLRGILEELS, encoded by the coding sequence ATGAGCGCGTCGATGATCCATTGGCTGGAGCGGCAGGCCGCGGTCCGCGATCGCAGGGGCCTGGTCCGCCGCCCGCTCGTCCGCGCGGCGGACGAAGAGTTCATCGACCTTGCCAGCAACGACTACCTGGGACTCGCCGCGGACCCTCGGGTCACCGGGGCCGCGGCGGCGGCCGTGCTGCAGTGGGGTGCGGGTGCAACGTCCTCGAGGCTGGTCGCCGGAACCACCCGGCTGCACCTGGACCTCGAGCGGGAACTGGCCATGCTCACCGGGATGGACTCGGCGCTGGTGTTCTCCTCCGGCTACCTGGCGAACATCGGTGTGATCACGGCGCTGGGCGGCCCCGGGACCCTGATCATCGCGGATGAACATTGTCATGCCTCGATGATTGACGGGTTCCGGCTGAGCCGCTCCCGAACCGAATCTTTTACGCACAACAGAGTGGAGGACGCCGGCCGGCTGGTGGCCGACCGGCCGGAACCGCGCGCGCTGATCGCCGTCGAATCCGTCTACAGCGTCCTGGGTGACGAAGCCCCGCTCGCCGGCCTGCTGGCCCTGGCCGAGGAACACGACGCCGTGCTGCTCATCGACGAGGCCCACAGCCTCGGTGTCACCGGCACCGGCACCTTCCAGGGCCGCGGTTCGGTGGCCGGGACCATCCTTGCCGGGCATCCGAACGTGATCGTGACCGCGACGCTGTCCAAGGCCCTGGGCAGCCAGGGCGGAGCGGTCCTGGGATCCGCTCTGCTGCGGGAACACCTCGTCAACCGGGCGCGAAGCTTCATCTTCGACACCGGCCTGGCGCCTGCCTCCGCCGCTGCAGCCCTCGCCGCCGTGCGGATCATCCGGGATGAGCCATGGCGGGCCGGATACGTCCGAAGGAACGCTGCGGCGCTGGCCGCCGGGCTCGCCCCGGCCCTTACAGCCCGCGGCGCCGCCGTCGAGCAGACAGCGGGGGCCGTCCAGTCCATCGCCATGCCCTCCGCCGAATCAGCTCTGGCGGCCACCCAGGCCGCGCATACCTCCGGCGTCCGGATCGGCTGTTTCCGACCGCCGTCCGTTCCGGACGGAATTTCACGGCTGCGGCTCACCGCCCGCGCCACCCTTACTCCCAAGGAAATCGAAGACAGCTGCGCAGTGCTGCGCGGCATTTTGGAGGAACTTTCATGA
- a CDS encoding VOC family protein, translating into MPKPDIAPGDPCWIDLMTSDPGKSREFYTRLFGWTYETGDEEIYGGYITAFAGGAPVAGMMKNDGQSGYPDVWTTYLRVEDISAAAEAVVAAGGQVLMLPMEVPDQGHMAMFSDAGGAAFGAWQFGGHTGFQLKGEPGAPFWHELHTRKYAPSVKFYQDVFAWDTAVVSDSDDFRYMTLGSGEHSRAGIMDASFYLPDEVPSNWQIYFGVESADATVEAARALGAQVIHPAEDSAFGRMATLTDPTGAVFKIAQRPDPAA; encoded by the coding sequence ATGCCAAAGCCCGATATCGCCCCAGGTGATCCCTGCTGGATTGATCTCATGACCTCCGATCCCGGGAAGTCGCGTGAGTTCTATACCCGCCTTTTCGGCTGGACCTACGAAACCGGTGATGAGGAAATATACGGCGGTTACATCACGGCCTTCGCCGGGGGCGCTCCGGTGGCCGGCATGATGAAGAACGACGGCCAGTCCGGTTATCCGGACGTGTGGACCACCTATCTGCGTGTAGAAGACATTAGCGCGGCGGCCGAAGCAGTCGTCGCGGCCGGTGGGCAGGTATTGATGCTGCCCATGGAAGTTCCGGACCAGGGCCACATGGCGATGTTCAGCGACGCAGGAGGTGCAGCCTTCGGTGCCTGGCAGTTCGGCGGCCACACCGGGTTCCAGCTCAAAGGCGAGCCCGGCGCCCCGTTTTGGCATGAACTTCACACCCGGAAGTACGCACCCTCGGTGAAGTTTTACCAGGACGTTTTCGCCTGGGACACCGCAGTCGTGAGCGACAGTGACGACTTCCGGTACATGACGCTCGGATCCGGAGAACACTCACGCGCCGGCATTATGGACGCTTCGTTCTACCTCCCCGACGAAGTTCCGTCGAACTGGCAAATCTACTTCGGGGTGGAGAGCGCCGACGCCACGGTGGAAGCCGCCAGGGCTCTTGGCGCCCAGGTGATACATCCCGCCGAGGATTCGGCGTTCGGCCGCATGGCTACGCTGACAGATCCCACGGGTGCGGTTTTCAAGATCGCCCAACGACCTGACCCGGCTGCCTGA
- a CDS encoding recombinase family protein, with protein MATQHFDLIGYTRVSTNGQDARLQRDALKTAGCGRIFEDKISSRATARPGLAEALDHLRPTDTLCVWKLDRLGRSVKEVLTIADSLHDQGVGLRILTGTLTGTYNPTGEGKFFFVMMAAFAELERDMIHERTMAGLAAARAQGRTGGRPTVMDTDTLSAARARQAKGESPTQIAKALGVSRASIYRHLPTSNPRTVPPGQNP; from the coding sequence ATGGCGACCCAACATTTCGATCTCATCGGCTACACCCGCGTCTCCACCAACGGACAAGACGCCCGACTCCAACGAGACGCCCTCAAAACGGCCGGCTGCGGCCGGATCTTCGAAGACAAAATCTCCAGCCGCGCCACCGCCCGCCCAGGGCTCGCCGAAGCCCTCGACCATCTCCGTCCGACAGACACCCTGTGCGTGTGGAAATTGGACCGCCTCGGCCGGTCAGTGAAAGAAGTCCTCACCATCGCCGATAGCCTCCACGACCAGGGAGTCGGCCTGCGGATTCTCACCGGCACCCTCACCGGGACCTACAACCCGACCGGAGAAGGGAAATTCTTCTTCGTCATGATGGCCGCGTTCGCCGAACTCGAGCGCGACATGATCCACGAACGAACCATGGCCGGCCTCGCAGCCGCCCGGGCCCAAGGCCGCACCGGCGGGCGCCCAACAGTCATGGATACCGATACCCTCTCAGCCGCCCGGGCCAGACAGGCCAAAGGCGAAAGTCCCACCCAGATCGCTAAAGCGCTCGGCGTCTCCCGCGCGTCCATCTACCGCCACCTCCCAACCAGCAACCCCCGAACCGTGCCACCGGGACAGAATCCTTAG
- the bioD gene encoding dethiobiotin synthase, whose translation MKLPGIILVTGTDTGVGKTITTAALATVLRGTGRSVAVYKPCQSGAADGDSDAAEIVRLAGAVRAETGVVLQQPLAPVAAAAVDGTPLPSVAAHAEKIGELAASHDHALVEGAGGLLVELDSDGGTLADLGSLLAAAFVLVTRPALGTLNHTALTLEALDARDLQVIGVVLGSWPRNPDFVHHSNRQVLGTLRVPFLGALPEQASELSPADFRAGATVWLNGLPA comes from the coding sequence ATGAAACTGCCCGGCATCATCCTGGTCACCGGTACGGACACCGGCGTCGGTAAAACCATCACGACGGCGGCACTCGCCACCGTCCTCCGCGGAACGGGGCGCAGCGTCGCGGTGTACAAACCGTGTCAGTCAGGCGCCGCCGACGGCGATTCCGACGCGGCCGAAATTGTCCGGCTCGCCGGCGCCGTGAGAGCAGAAACGGGAGTCGTCCTGCAACAGCCGCTGGCGCCCGTCGCGGCTGCCGCCGTCGACGGAACGCCCCTCCCCAGCGTGGCTGCCCACGCCGAGAAAATCGGCGAGCTCGCCGCGTCCCACGACCACGCACTGGTGGAGGGTGCAGGCGGCCTCCTGGTAGAGCTGGATTCCGACGGCGGCACGCTGGCGGACCTCGGATCACTCCTGGCGGCAGCCTTTGTGCTGGTCACCCGGCCGGCGCTCGGGACCCTGAACCACACCGCCCTGACCCTCGAAGCGCTGGACGCGCGGGACCTGCAGGTCATTGGCGTCGTACTCGGAAGCTGGCCACGCAACCCTGACTTCGTACATCACAGCAACAGGCAGGTGCTCGGAACGCTGCGGGTACCCTTCCTCGGCGCCCTCCCCGAGCAAGCCTCGGAGCTTTCCCCTGCGGATTTCCGTGCCGGAGCAACTGTCTGGCTGAATGGCCTGCCCGCATGA
- a CDS encoding adenosylmethionine--8-amino-7-oxononanoate transaminase, with protein sequence MTPGRAQLGLIQRDRARLWHPYAPASPDLPLWEVEAADGVRLRLRGEDGTRHEVVDAMSSWWSAIHGYRNPVLDAAAKRQLASFSHVMFGGLTHAPAVELAERLVAMAPSAPGRPDLERVFLADSGSVAVEVALKLAVQFQAASGHPQRQRFLTIRGGYHGDTFAAMGVCDPVDGMHSMFPGLLGGNVFAPRPPAAAFATPESIRAWVSELEEIAAVHSGELAAVIVEPVLQGAGGMHAYPAECLTVLRQVADRHGLLLIFDEIATGFGRTGELFAANHAGVVPDIMCVGKALTGGYLTLAAMLCTGDVAATVSAGPAGALLHGPTFMGNPLACAVANASLGIIAEGGWRDDVARINAGLVSGLAPALALAAVRDVRTIGAVGVIELHDRVDVTAVTAAAIRHGVWVRPFRNLVYTMPPYISSSADIEQITAGMTAAVAEVHECVPAQSRGLA encoded by the coding sequence ATGACGCCGGGTAGGGCGCAGCTGGGCCTGATCCAGCGGGACCGCGCCCGGTTGTGGCACCCGTACGCGCCGGCATCCCCCGACCTTCCGCTGTGGGAGGTTGAAGCGGCCGACGGCGTGCGGCTGCGGCTTCGGGGCGAGGACGGCACACGCCATGAGGTGGTTGATGCCATGTCCTCGTGGTGGTCGGCGATCCATGGCTACCGCAACCCCGTGCTGGACGCCGCCGCAAAGCGGCAGTTGGCCAGTTTCAGCCATGTGATGTTCGGCGGCCTCACGCACGCCCCGGCGGTGGAACTGGCTGAACGGCTGGTGGCAATGGCCCCGTCCGCGCCGGGGCGGCCGGACTTGGAGCGGGTGTTCCTGGCGGACTCCGGTTCGGTCGCGGTGGAGGTTGCGTTGAAGCTGGCTGTGCAGTTCCAGGCCGCCTCCGGACATCCTCAGCGGCAGCGGTTCCTGACTATCCGGGGCGGATACCACGGCGACACGTTCGCGGCGATGGGGGTCTGCGATCCCGTGGATGGCATGCACTCCATGTTCCCCGGCCTGCTGGGCGGCAACGTCTTTGCGCCGCGTCCGCCGGCTGCGGCTTTTGCCACACCGGAAAGCATACGGGCGTGGGTCTCGGAGCTTGAAGAGATCGCTGCCGTGCATTCTGGGGAGCTGGCCGCGGTCATCGTCGAGCCGGTCCTCCAGGGGGCCGGCGGCATGCACGCGTACCCGGCCGAATGCCTGACAGTGCTGCGGCAGGTGGCGGACCGGCACGGGCTGCTGCTCATTTTTGATGAGATCGCGACCGGTTTTGGGCGCACCGGTGAGCTGTTTGCGGCTAATCATGCCGGCGTGGTGCCTGACATCATGTGCGTGGGCAAAGCACTGACCGGCGGGTACCTGACTCTCGCTGCAATGCTTTGCACAGGTGACGTGGCGGCAACGGTTTCCGCTGGCCCAGCCGGTGCGCTGCTGCACGGTCCCACCTTCATGGGCAACCCGCTGGCGTGTGCGGTGGCCAATGCCAGCCTTGGCATCATCGCCGAAGGGGGCTGGCGCGACGACGTTGCCAGGATCAACGCTGGCTTGGTCTCCGGGCTCGCCCCGGCACTGGCGCTTGCGGCTGTGCGGGATGTCCGCACCATCGGAGCGGTAGGCGTCATCGAACTGCACGACCGCGTGGACGTCACCGCGGTGACCGCCGCAGCGATCCGGCACGGTGTCTGGGTGCGGCCGTTCCGGAACCTCGTTTACACGATGCCGCCATATATCAGCTCTTCGGCGGACATTGAGCAGATCACCGCGGGCATGACGGCCGCCGTCGCCGAAGTCCACGAATGCGTCCCGGCGCAGTCCAGGGGCCTGGCATGA
- a CDS encoding GNAT family N-acetyltransferase → MMFETSRLYARHFREDDLEEFAMLCADPEVMRFVGDGPTLTRAEVAHWIEVCQDKYANRGYGTSAIFERISGSFIGYCGVVRAPDRSFDELIYVFRRESWGNGYATEIGQAMLTYVFSISPLDSISATIDPDNERSKQVATKLGMTETPTSDATVSYWSIQRPGDVAP, encoded by the coding sequence ATGATGTTCGAAACCAGCAGGCTCTATGCGCGACATTTCAGAGAGGACGACCTCGAAGAATTTGCCATGCTCTGCGCAGATCCGGAAGTCATGCGGTTCGTTGGAGACGGCCCGACGCTGACGCGGGCAGAAGTTGCTCACTGGATCGAGGTGTGCCAGGACAAATATGCGAACCGCGGCTACGGTACGTCGGCGATTTTCGAAAGGATCAGCGGCAGCTTCATCGGTTACTGCGGTGTCGTTAGAGCCCCCGATCGGTCCTTCGATGAACTGATATACGTCTTCCGCCGAGAATCTTGGGGGAACGGTTACGCTACCGAGATCGGCCAAGCGATGCTCACGTACGTGTTCAGCATCTCTCCCCTCGACTCAATCTCCGCAACGATCGATCCCGACAACGAGCGGTCAAAACAGGTAGCAACCAAACTTGGAATGACTGAAACGCCGACCTCTGATGCCACGGTGAGCTACTGGTCTATTCAACGCCCAGGAGATGTGGCGCCGTAA
- a CDS encoding cytochrome P450 translates to MPRPNEAAPTGQAADGARCPYLVVSDPDAVREVLHRPADFSPANALIAVTPLAGPALRVLQRVNFALPPVLASNDTDTHAGIRKVVAGFFTPATVAAMEPRIRELAREAARNATDELDSSGSVDLVQMVAAFPPAVVMLELLGLPVRDLAALKRWGLDSMELFWGWPDTDRQLELVHSAADFYVWLRKLVAESRKATGRNLFKSLAEHGLSTPEICSLGYFLLIAGQETTTQLISTTLFRLLEGSATVGWNDATSEEGSKSMVRHVLATESSVPTWRRVAAHDTTLGGARIRAGSEILLELSGNQVTSPSGHERQSCAPQTVRRGLPVSPGVVFGSGIHRCLGARLAELEAAVIVQETAAALPGIQLHGPEPEWIRFLSFQAPRTVAVIQLQGQASAAPPPRREH, encoded by the coding sequence ATGCCACGTCCGAATGAGGCGGCGCCCACGGGACAGGCTGCCGACGGCGCCCGCTGCCCGTACCTCGTCGTGAGTGACCCGGACGCGGTCCGTGAAGTGCTGCACCGGCCAGCCGACTTCAGCCCCGCGAATGCCCTGATCGCGGTCACACCCCTGGCAGGACCGGCCCTGCGCGTGCTGCAACGCGTGAACTTTGCGCTGCCTCCCGTTCTCGCCAGCAACGACACGGACACACACGCCGGGATCCGCAAGGTCGTTGCAGGATTCTTCACACCGGCCACCGTCGCCGCCATGGAACCGCGGATCCGGGAACTGGCCAGGGAAGCGGCACGGAACGCCACGGACGAACTCGACTCCTCCGGTTCCGTGGATCTCGTGCAGATGGTCGCGGCGTTTCCCCCGGCAGTGGTCATGCTCGAACTCCTCGGGCTTCCTGTTCGGGATCTTGCGGCCCTCAAGCGGTGGGGCCTCGACTCCATGGAACTGTTCTGGGGCTGGCCAGATACGGACCGGCAACTCGAACTCGTCCACAGCGCCGCCGATTTCTACGTCTGGCTGCGGAAGCTCGTCGCGGAATCCAGGAAGGCCACCGGACGCAACCTGTTCAAATCCCTGGCCGAACACGGCCTGTCCACGCCTGAGATCTGCTCACTGGGCTACTTCCTGCTGATCGCCGGACAGGAAACCACCACCCAGCTCATCAGCACCACCCTGTTCCGGCTCCTGGAAGGGTCCGCGACCGTGGGCTGGAACGACGCAACCTCCGAAGAAGGCTCCAAGTCGATGGTCAGACACGTGCTGGCCACCGAATCATCCGTCCCGACCTGGCGCCGCGTGGCAGCGCACGACACGACCCTTGGTGGCGCCCGGATTAGGGCTGGGTCTGAAATCCTCCTCGAACTGAGCGGCAACCAGGTCACCTCGCCGTCCGGGCATGAACGCCAGTCCTGTGCTCCACAAACGGTCCGGCGCGGGTTACCAGTCTCCCCGGGCGTGGTGTTTGGGTCAGGCATCCACCGCTGCCTCGGTGCCAGGCTCGCCGAACTCGAGGCGGCTGTCATCGTCCAGGAGACCGCCGCTGCCCTTCCCGGGATACAACTGCATGGTCCCGAACCTGAATGGATCAGGTTCCTCTCTTTTCAGGCACCCCGGACGGTGGCCGTTATCCAACTCCAAGGACAAGCGTCGGCAGCCCCGCCGCCGAGACGTGAGCACTGA
- a CDS encoding recombinase family protein, with protein MRSEPGASAPSDADEVEQHRCPRCEVQPGSPCRSRSGAVASTYHTGRFTKVPRLAKELRVPTPGDRGPGQPWRPGTPPPTPIPADTPSADIRVGYARCSHLTQELQSQLDALAAHGIPREKIFAEKISTRVRVRPKFEAALEAARQIKAHAPHCRVIFTVYEMKRLGRDSAELTALADHLTAHGIALEMLAGPLTGIHDPTGTGRVLFAFFAAMAETERENIREATLEGLNAAARKGNHGGRPPVITHDMLHTVLRRRKNGESLNDIRPDLIIPTGKRKGRNPSLASIYRALTEHDKRQAYPEAIDQAHADFAMLNPSTRHD; from the coding sequence ATGAGGAGCGAACCCGGAGCCAGCGCCCCCTCCGACGCCGATGAGGTCGAACAACACCGGTGCCCCCGCTGCGAAGTCCAGCCCGGCTCGCCGTGCCGGTCCCGCTCCGGAGCGGTCGCCTCCACCTACCACACGGGCCGGTTCACCAAAGTCCCCCGACTTGCGAAGGAACTGCGCGTGCCGACCCCGGGCGACCGCGGTCCCGGCCAGCCGTGGCGGCCGGGCACGCCGCCGCCGACACCAATCCCCGCAGACACGCCGAGTGCGGATATCCGCGTCGGCTATGCCCGCTGCTCCCACCTGACCCAGGAACTCCAGTCCCAGCTGGATGCGCTGGCCGCGCACGGCATCCCGCGCGAAAAGATCTTCGCCGAGAAAATCTCCACCCGCGTGCGGGTCCGCCCAAAGTTCGAGGCCGCGCTGGAAGCAGCCCGGCAGATCAAGGCCCACGCCCCGCACTGCCGGGTCATCTTCACCGTCTACGAGATGAAACGCCTCGGGCGAGATTCCGCCGAGCTCACCGCACTGGCCGATCACCTCACCGCACACGGCATCGCACTGGAAATGCTCGCCGGGCCGCTCACCGGGATCCACGACCCGACCGGCACCGGGCGGGTGCTGTTCGCGTTCTTCGCCGCGATGGCCGAAACCGAACGCGAGAACATCCGCGAAGCCACCCTCGAGGGCCTCAACGCCGCCGCCCGCAAAGGAAACCACGGCGGACGCCCACCGGTCATCACCCACGACATGCTGCACACCGTGCTGCGCCGCCGCAAGAACGGCGAGTCCCTCAATGACATCCGCCCTGACCTGATCATCCCCACCGGCAAACGCAAGGGTCGCAACCCCAGCCTGGCCAGCATCTACCGGGCGCTCACCGAACACGACAAACGTCAGGCCTACCCCGAAGCCATTGACCAAGCCCACGCCGACTTCGCCATGCTCAACCCGAGCACCCGACACGACTGA
- the pntB gene encoding Re/Si-specific NAD(P)(+) transhydrogenase subunit beta yields the protein MSAVTETAAAILTRSLTVSDTVSGPLTAESIAGAAYVVAALLFILSLAGLSKHEKARAGVIYGITGMIIALAATIWLTLQGAWGTGHGLTGLVLLLAAVLVGGAIGLWRARVVEMTGMPELIALLHSFVGLAAVLVGWNGHLEAPELSPDLTAIHHAEVFIGVFIGAVTFTGSIVAFLKLSARMKSSPLMLPGKNAINLGALAAFVALTIWYVNDSQLWLLAVVTLLALGMGWHLVASIGGGDMPVVVSMLNSYSGWAAAAAGFLLNNDLLIITGALVGSSGAYLSYIMCKAMNRSFISVIAGGFGIAAPTAGDVDHGEHREITAQATADLLTNASSVVITPGYGMAVAQAQYPVAELAHQLRERGVNVRFGIHPVAGRLPGHMNVLLAEAKVPYDIVLEMDEINDDLGDTSVVLVIGANDTVNPSAAEDPSSPIAGMPVLRVWEAENVIVFKRSMAAGYAGVQNPLFYRDNSQMLFGDAKQRVEDILRAF from the coding sequence ATGAGCGCCGTCACCGAAACAGCAGCCGCAATACTTACGAGGAGCTTAACCGTGTCTGACACCGTCTCCGGTCCCTTGACCGCAGAATCCATCGCAGGGGCGGCCTACGTTGTCGCGGCCCTGCTGTTTATCCTCAGCCTCGCCGGGCTGAGCAAGCACGAGAAAGCCCGCGCCGGTGTCATTTACGGCATCACCGGCATGATCATCGCCCTGGCGGCCACGATCTGGCTGACCCTCCAGGGCGCCTGGGGCACAGGCCACGGCCTGACCGGCCTCGTCCTGCTCCTGGCCGCAGTCCTGGTCGGTGGGGCCATCGGGCTCTGGCGCGCCCGGGTCGTGGAAATGACCGGCATGCCCGAACTGATCGCCCTGCTGCACAGCTTCGTGGGCCTCGCAGCGGTCCTGGTGGGCTGGAACGGCCACCTCGAAGCCCCCGAGCTGTCCCCGGACCTGACAGCCATCCACCATGCCGAGGTCTTCATCGGTGTCTTCATCGGCGCGGTGACCTTCACCGGCTCCATCGTCGCCTTCCTGAAACTCTCGGCCCGGATGAAGTCCTCACCGCTGATGCTGCCCGGCAAGAACGCCATCAACCTCGGCGCCCTCGCCGCGTTCGTCGCACTGACCATCTGGTACGTCAACGACTCCCAACTCTGGCTACTGGCCGTTGTCACCCTCCTGGCCCTGGGGATGGGCTGGCACCTCGTGGCCTCCATCGGCGGCGGCGACATGCCCGTGGTTGTATCCATGCTCAACAGCTACTCCGGCTGGGCCGCAGCCGCCGCGGGATTCCTGCTCAACAACGACCTGCTCATCATCACCGGCGCCCTGGTCGGCTCCTCCGGCGCCTACCTGTCCTACATCATGTGCAAGGCCATGAACCGGTCCTTCATCTCCGTGATCGCCGGCGGCTTCGGCATCGCCGCACCCACCGCCGGGGACGTTGACCACGGCGAGCACCGCGAAATCACGGCCCAGGCCACGGCCGACCTGCTGACCAACGCCTCCAGCGTCGTCATCACCCCCGGCTACGGCATGGCCGTGGCCCAGGCCCAGTACCCCGTAGCCGAACTCGCCCACCAACTGCGCGAACGCGGCGTGAACGTCAGGTTCGGCATCCACCCGGTCGCCGGCCGCCTGCCAGGGCACATGAACGTACTACTGGCCGAAGCCAAAGTCCCCTACGACATCGTCCTGGAAATGGACGAAATCAACGACGACCTCGGCGACACCTCCGTAGTCCTCGTCATCGGCGCGAACGACACCGTCAACCCCTCAGCGGCGGAAGACCCCAGCAGCCCCATCGCCGGCATGCCCGTCCTCCGCGTCTGGGAAGCCGAGAACGTCATCGTGTTCAAACGCTCCATGGCCGCCGGCTACGCCGGCGTCCAAAACCCACTCTTCTACCGCGACAACTCGCAAATGCTCTTCGGCGACGCCAAACAACGCGTCGAAGACATCCTCCGCGCCTTCTAA
- a CDS encoding Re/Si-specific NAD(P)(+) transhydrogenase subunit alpha produces the protein MTRIGIVAELGRETRVAATPVTVKQLLGLGYDVVVEKGAGEASSFRDDAYAAAGAVIVGADEAWGSEVVLRVNPPTGEEIGRLAEGATLIGSLSPGLRPDLVEALAARPITALALDAVPRISRAQSMDVLSSMANIAGYRAVIEAAHEFGRFFTGQVTAAGKVPPAKVLVAGAGVAGLAAIGAASSLGAIVRATDPRPEVADQVKSIGGTYLKVEVAEEMKSSDGYAKATSEAYNARAAEIYSEQARDADIIITTALIPGRPAPKLLTAEDVAGMKSGSVIVDMAAGQGGNVEGSVAGERTVTENGVVILGYTDLPARLPAQASQLYGTNMLNLLKLLTKDKDGQLRIDFDDVVQRSVTVVRDGEKTWPPPPVQVSAAPAVKADAAGAGESAAGTAKKKTGLSPAGKASLVAAGIAVLFGINAVAPAPLPQHFTVLMLSIVVGFYVIGKVHHALHTPLMSVTNAISGIIVVGALLQVTSDNPVMQVLAAVAVLLASINIFGGFAVTRRMLAMFSRGNGARK, from the coding sequence ATGACGCGTATTGGGATCGTGGCCGAATTGGGTCGCGAGACGAGGGTGGCAGCGACGCCTGTCACCGTCAAGCAGTTGTTGGGATTGGGCTACGACGTTGTGGTCGAGAAGGGTGCGGGGGAGGCATCGTCCTTCCGCGATGACGCCTATGCCGCGGCGGGTGCCGTGATTGTGGGTGCGGACGAGGCGTGGGGAAGTGAGGTGGTGCTGCGGGTGAACCCGCCCACCGGGGAAGAGATCGGCCGCCTGGCCGAGGGTGCGACGCTGATCGGGTCGTTGAGCCCTGGCCTGCGGCCGGATCTGGTGGAGGCGTTGGCCGCTCGGCCGATCACGGCTCTGGCGCTCGATGCCGTGCCGCGTATCTCGCGGGCTCAGTCAATGGATGTCCTGAGCTCGATGGCGAACATTGCCGGATACCGTGCCGTGATCGAGGCGGCCCACGAATTCGGCCGGTTCTTTACCGGTCAGGTGACCGCGGCGGGCAAGGTCCCGCCGGCGAAGGTCCTGGTCGCCGGCGCCGGTGTCGCTGGGTTGGCGGCGATCGGGGCCGCGAGCAGCCTGGGCGCGATCGTGCGGGCGACGGACCCGCGTCCGGAGGTGGCCGATCAGGTGAAGTCCATTGGCGGGACCTACCTCAAGGTCGAGGTCGCCGAGGAGATGAAGTCCTCCGACGGGTACGCCAAGGCTACGTCAGAGGCCTACAACGCACGCGCCGCGGAGATTTACTCCGAGCAGGCACGGGACGCGGACATCATCATCACCACGGCCCTGATCCCGGGACGTCCTGCGCCGAAGCTGCTCACGGCCGAGGACGTGGCCGGCATGAAGTCCGGCAGCGTGATAGTTGACATGGCCGCCGGGCAGGGCGGGAACGTGGAAGGCTCCGTTGCCGGAGAACGCACAGTCACGGAGAACGGTGTGGTGATTCTGGGTTACACGGATCTTCCGGCGAGGTTGCCGGCCCAGGCCTCCCAGCTGTACGGCACGAACATGCTGAACCTCCTCAAGCTCCTGACCAAGGACAAGGACGGCCAGCTGAGGATCGACTTCGACGACGTCGTCCAGCGGTCGGTGACGGTGGTCCGGGACGGTGAGAAGACCTGGCCGCCGCCACCGGTGCAGGTCTCCGCAGCACCTGCTGTGAAGGCTGACGCCGCCGGCGCGGGGGAGTCCGCTGCCGGTACGGCTAAGAAGAAAACGGGACTGAGCCCTGCAGGTAAGGCCAGTCTCGTTGCCGCGGGCATCGCGGTGCTGTTCGGAATCAACGCGGTTGCCCCGGCGCCGCTGCCCCAGCACTTCACGGTGCTGATGCTCTCCATCGTGGTCGGGTTTTATGTGATCGGGAAAGTCCACCATGCCCTGCACACCCCGCTGATGTCTGTCACCAACGCCATCTCAGGAATCATCGTCGTCGGTGCGCTGCTGCAGGTCACCTCGGACAACCCCGTCATGCAGGTCCTCGCCGCCGTCGCGGTCCTGCTGGCCAGCATCAACATCTTCGGCGGCTTCGCTGTGACCCGGCGCATGCTCGCCATGTTCTCCCGCGGAAACGGGGCACGTAAATGA